In Urechidicola croceus, a single window of DNA contains:
- a CDS encoding beta-ketoacyl synthase N-terminal-like domain-containing protein → MQNSISITSIASVSPLGSQYEYIWQRYLDNKHLFVKNKLNVLIAPLSDEVSEEIEKLRLSDNKYKSLDKSVLMAIYASRKAVKKANWSDGDFGINIGSSRGATALFEKYHEDFLERNKTETLASPTTTLGNISSWIAHDLQSQGPTISHSITCSTALHAVLNGIAWINSGMSEKFLVGGSEAPLTPFTIAQMKALKIYASTPFNGQSSVERHSELVSESHQQYFYPSKTLDFSKKRNTMILGEGASVMCLEKGIKDNAIATIEGVGYATEILKHNISISDDAICFQKSMKMALQNIDPSEVDVVVMHAPGTIKGDTSEYKAMQSVFGETIPALTSNKWKIGHTFGASGALSIELAILMMQHQKFINIPFLESQKQPSQIKKVLVNAVGFGGNAVSILLSK, encoded by the coding sequence GTGCAAAATTCAATTTCTATAACATCAATCGCTTCTGTTTCCCCTTTGGGAAGTCAATATGAATATATATGGCAAAGATATTTAGATAATAAACACTTGTTTGTTAAGAATAAATTGAATGTATTAATAGCTCCTTTATCAGATGAAGTATCTGAAGAAATAGAAAAATTACGTTTATCAGATAACAAATATAAAAGTCTAGATAAGTCAGTTTTAATGGCAATTTACGCTTCTCGAAAAGCAGTAAAAAAAGCCAATTGGTCAGATGGAGATTTTGGGATAAATATAGGTTCTTCTCGAGGTGCTACGGCACTATTTGAAAAATATCACGAAGACTTTTTAGAAAGAAATAAAACTGAAACGTTAGCTTCTCCTACAACTACGTTAGGAAATATTTCATCTTGGATAGCACACGATTTACAATCACAGGGACCAACAATTAGTCATTCCATTACTTGTTCAACAGCTTTGCATGCAGTTTTAAATGGAATTGCATGGATTAATTCTGGTATGAGTGAAAAGTTTTTAGTTGGTGGTAGTGAAGCACCTTTAACACCATTCACAATTGCTCAAATGAAAGCATTGAAAATCTACGCTTCGACTCCGTTCAACGGGCAATCTTCAGTCGAGCGTCACTCTGAACTTGTTTCAGAATCTCATCAACAATATTTTTACCCTTCAAAAACATTAGATTTTTCGAAGAAAAGAAACACCATGATATTAGGTGAAGGGGCATCGGTAATGTGTTTGGAAAAAGGAATAAAAGATAATGCTATTGCTACCATTGAAGGAGTAGGATATGCAACCGAAATTTTGAAGCATAATATTTCCATTTCAGATGATGCTATTTGTTTTCAAAAATCAATGAAAATGGCATTACAGAATATTGATCCATCTGAAGTTGATGTTGTCGTTATGCACGCGCCTGGTACAATTAAAGGAGACACTTCTGAGTATAAAGCAATGCAATCAGTTTTTGGAGAAACTATTCCAGCACTAACATCCAATAAATGGAAAATAGGTCATACGTTTGGTGCGTCTGGTGCATTGAGTATAGAATTGGCAATTTTGATGATGCAACATCAAAAATTTATAAATATTCCATTTTTAGAGAGTCAAAAACAACCAAGTCAAATTAAAAAAGTATTGGTAAATGCTGTAGGTTTTGGTGGGAATGCTGTTTCTATATTGTTATCAAAGTAA
- a CDS encoding cytochrome c oxidase assembly factor Coa1 family protein, with translation MNELVKEKSWFNRNWKWFVPVSGCLLIIILFIFGIGAAIFGISKVLTNSEPYEYAIEQANKNQHLIDQIGEPIESNGMMNGNISLKNKQGNANFTIPIKGSKGKGTLHVIAEKFDGDWVYEDLYVTINQTNDKVNLLDKSSEDF, from the coding sequence ATGAATGAATTGGTTAAAGAAAAAAGTTGGTTTAATAGAAACTGGAAGTGGTTCGTACCTGTAAGTGGGTGTCTACTTATTATTATTCTATTTATTTTTGGAATAGGTGCAGCAATTTTTGGCATATCAAAAGTTTTAACAAATTCTGAACCTTATGAATATGCTATTGAGCAAGCTAATAAAAATCAACATTTAATTGATCAAATTGGAGAACCAATTGAAAGTAACGGTATGATGAATGGTAATATTTCTCTAAAAAACAAGCAAGGAAATGCAAATTTTACCATCCCAATAAAAGGTTCTAAAGGCAAAGGAACGCTTCATGTAATTGCCGAAAAATTTGATGGCGATTGGGTTTATGAAGATTTATACGTCACCATAAACCAAACAAATGACAAAGTCAATTTACTAGACAAATCATCAGAGGATTTCTAA
- the bioA gene encoding adenosylmethionine--8-amino-7-oxononanoate transaminase, with product MSLQERDKKHLWHPLTQHKLHPNHLAIVKANGALLFDEKGNEYIDGISSWYTCMYGHCNEFITNKIKAQLSELDFTIFSGFTHKPAIEMSEALMEILPQNQQKIFFSDNGSTSVDVAIKMSLQYHFNQGNKQTKIVALEGGFHGDTFGAMSVSGLSVYNGPFEEFFIDVARIPVPNKDNFEDVKKQFLALLKVGNVASFIFEPLVQGASAMFMYEAKYLDELIAIANENHVLTIADEVMTGFGKTGKNFASDYLINKPDIICLSKSLTGGIAPMALTTCTQKVYDAFYADDISKGLFHGHTYSANPLACTAALASMELLKSDEIQKNIKRITNSHQEFDSKIKNHSKVGATRQLGIIYALELNIKMERYGNLRDKLFNHFMENGVFLRPLGNTIYILAPFVITDEQLEKVYKTIEEALEIL from the coding sequence ATGAGTTTACAAGAACGAGATAAAAAACATTTGTGGCATCCATTAACGCAACACAAATTGCATCCTAATCATTTAGCGATTGTAAAAGCAAATGGGGCATTATTATTTGATGAAAAAGGCAATGAATATATCGATGGAATTTCCTCTTGGTATACTTGTATGTATGGTCATTGTAATGAATTTATTACAAATAAAATCAAAGCACAATTAAGCGAATTAGACTTCACTATTTTTAGCGGATTTACACATAAGCCTGCAATTGAAATGTCTGAAGCACTGATGGAAATTCTTCCTCAAAATCAGCAAAAGATTTTCTTTTCAGATAATGGCTCTACATCGGTTGATGTGGCAATTAAAATGTCATTACAATATCATTTTAATCAAGGAAATAAGCAAACAAAAATTGTTGCGCTAGAAGGCGGATTTCATGGAGATACTTTTGGAGCAATGTCAGTTTCAGGATTGTCAGTTTATAATGGGCCATTTGAAGAGTTTTTTATTGATGTAGCTAGAATTCCAGTTCCGAACAAAGACAATTTTGAAGACGTTAAAAAGCAGTTTTTAGCATTATTAAAAGTTGGCAATGTTGCCTCTTTTATTTTTGAGCCATTGGTTCAAGGAGCATCTGCAATGTTTATGTATGAAGCAAAATATTTGGATGAATTAATCGCTATAGCCAATGAAAATCACGTGCTTACAATAGCCGATGAAGTGATGACAGGATTTGGGAAAACAGGTAAGAATTTTGCATCGGATTATCTTATTAATAAGCCAGATATTATATGCTTGTCAAAATCACTTACTGGAGGAATTGCTCCAATGGCACTGACAACGTGTACTCAAAAAGTATATGATGCTTTTTATGCTGATGACATTTCTAAAGGTTTATTTCATGGCCATACATATTCTGCCAATCCTCTAGCTTGTACTGCGGCTTTGGCGAGTATGGAATTATTAAAAAGTGATGAAATTCAAAAAAATATCAAACGAATTACAAATTCGCACCAAGAGTTTGATAGTAAAATTAAAAACCATTCTAAAGTTGGAGCCACAAGACAATTAGGAATCATTTATGCCTTAGAATTAAATATAAAAATGGAGCGATATGGAAATTTAAGAGATAAACTATTCAATCATTTTATGGAGAATGGTGTGTTTTTACGTCCGTTAGGGAATACAATTTATATTTTGGCACCGTTTGTAATTACTGATGAGCAATTAGAAAAAGTGTATAAAACTATTGAAGAAGCGTTAGAAATCCTCTGA
- the bioD gene encoding dethiobiotin synthase: protein MKKQNKYFITGISTEVGKTVASAIVVEALQADYWKPIQAGDLEYSDTHKVEKLISNSKSKFYPNSYALKTPMSPHAAAEIDGIIIELKKIKEPKTKNNLVVEGAGGLLVPLNDSETILDIIKPDYKVIVVSRHYLGSINHTLLTVNLLKEKGFDVSLIFSGDEHKTTEAIIKKMTSVPVIGRIEEEPYFDKNVIKEYADLFRNKLMSP, encoded by the coding sequence ATGAAAAAACAAAACAAATATTTCATCACAGGAATTTCTACTGAAGTAGGTAAAACAGTTGCATCAGCAATTGTAGTAGAAGCATTACAAGCAGATTATTGGAAACCGATACAAGCAGGAGATTTAGAATATTCTGATACACATAAAGTTGAAAAACTAATTTCAAATTCTAAATCTAAATTTTATCCCAATTCATATGCTTTAAAAACGCCTATGAGTCCGCATGCTGCAGCAGAAATTGACGGAATTATTATTGAATTAAAAAAAATAAAGGAGCCAAAAACAAAAAATAATTTGGTGGTTGAAGGTGCAGGAGGATTGTTAGTTCCTTTGAATGATAGCGAAACGATTCTGGATATAATAAAACCAGATTACAAAGTAATTGTGGTATCTCGTCATTATTTGGGGAGTATCAATCATACACTTTTAACGGTCAATTTGTTAAAAGAAAAAGGGTTTGATGTGTCGCTTATTTTTAGTGGAGACGAACATAAAACAACAGAGGCAATTATCAAGAAAATGACAAGTGTTCCGGTAATTGGAAGGATAGAAGAAGAACCATATTTTGATAAGAATGTCATCAAAGAATATGCGGATTTATTTCGAAATAAATTAATGTCACCCTGA
- a CDS encoding GIY-YIG nuclease family protein — translation MKNSFVYILTNKYRTTFYIGVTTNLSKRLYEHYEGKASVFTKKYQIINLVYYEQFIDVEQAIAREKQLKNWHKEWKLNLIKEMNPKLETLDYQ, via the coding sequence ATGAAAAATAGTTTTGTATACATACTAACTAATAAATACAGAACAACTTTTTATATTGGAGTTACTACAAATCTTTCAAAAAGATTATACGAACATTATGAAGGAAAAGCATCCGTTTTTACCAAGAAGTACCAAATTATAAATTTAGTTTATTATGAACAATTTATAGATGTTGAGCAAGCAATAGCAAGAGAGAAGCAATTGAAGAATTGGCATAAAGAATGGAAGTTAAACCTAATAAAAGAAATGAACCCAAAACTAGAAACATTAGATTACCAATAA
- a CDS encoding aminotransferase class I/II-fold pyridoxal phosphate-dependent enzyme: MNFPKKLYKKLTNREQSNSLRKLNSQSELIDFSSNDYLGFSKSETIFQKAHQYLINNKIHQNGSTGSRLLSGNHKLYEEVENTLCKFHNSEAATIFNSGYDANIGFFSSVPQRGDTIIYDEFIHASIRDGIKMSNAKSYKFKHNDLGVLEELLKRLSHTEFISESHKKEQDEMLKQVQHDGDIYVVTESVFSMDGDSPDLVSLLEICKKYNTYLIIDEAHALGVFGKNGCGLIQELGLENEIFARIITFGKGLGCHGAAILGSKELKSYLVNFARSFIYTTALPPHSLATIKIAYEYLISSSGVEKSQKLKENIQYFNQQLKTFPFGEMSEGQRGKPIFIPSNSAIHCCIISGNENVKKAAQFVQEKGFDVKPILSPTVPEGQERLRFCLHSYNSQEEISKVLKLLATFVLN, encoded by the coding sequence ATGAATTTTCCAAAGAAACTATATAAAAAATTAACCAATAGAGAACAATCCAATTCTCTACGAAAACTCAATTCTCAAAGTGAATTAATTGATTTTTCTTCAAATGATTATTTAGGTTTTTCAAAATCTGAGACTATTTTTCAAAAGGCACATCAATATTTAATAAATAATAAAATTCATCAAAACGGTTCTACAGGATCTCGTTTATTATCTGGAAACCACAAATTATATGAAGAAGTAGAAAATACTCTTTGTAAATTTCATAATTCAGAGGCTGCAACAATATTTAATTCTGGCTATGATGCCAATATTGGATTTTTTTCATCTGTTCCACAGCGTGGAGATACAATTATTTATGATGAGTTTATTCATGCGTCTATCCGTGACGGAATAAAAATGAGTAATGCCAAATCATATAAATTTAAACATAATGACTTGGGCGTTTTAGAAGAATTATTGAAGCGTTTAAGTCACACTGAATTTATTTCAGAGTCGCATAAAAAAGAGCAAGATGAGATGCTGAAACAAGTTCAGCATGACGGTGATATTTACGTCGTAACCGAGTCTGTTTTTTCAATGGATGGAGATTCTCCAGATTTAGTTTCACTTTTAGAAATATGTAAAAAGTATAACACTTATTTAATAATCGATGAAGCACATGCATTAGGTGTTTTCGGAAAAAATGGTTGTGGATTAATTCAAGAATTAGGATTAGAAAATGAAATATTTGCTCGAATTATCACATTTGGAAAAGGCTTAGGTTGTCACGGTGCAGCAATTTTAGGAAGTAAGGAATTAAAAAGTTACTTAGTCAATTTTGCACGAAGCTTTATTTATACAACTGCACTACCACCCCATTCATTGGCTACAATTAAAATTGCATATGAGTATCTTATTTCTTCTAGCGGAGTTGAGAAGTCTCAAAAATTAAAAGAGAATATTCAATATTTCAACCAACAACTAAAAACTTTCCCCTTTGGGGAAATGTCCGAAGGACAAAGGGGCAAACCAATATTTATTCCAAGCAACTCTGCTATTCATTGTTGTATCATTTCTGGAAATGAAAATGTAAAAAAAGCAGCCCAATTTGTTCAAGAAAAAGGGTTTGATGTAAAACCTATATTATCTCCAACTGTTCCAGAAGGGCAAGAAAGATTGCGTTTTTGCTTACATAGTTATAATTCACAAGAAGAAATAAGCAAAGTTTTAAAACTACTTGCTACTTTTGTATTAAATTAA
- a CDS encoding SanA/YdcF family protein, which produces MRKLLKLGLKIGLLLLAVIFISNIYVELKAKEKTYNSVTKIPYNKVGVVLGTSKYYTKGQINLFYKYRIEATITLYKANKIKYVIVSGDHGTKYYDEPTTFKEDLMAGGIPEENIFLDHAGFRTLDSMVRSKEVFGQESVTVISQQFHNERAITIASSKGINAVGFNAHNVGGKSGLKVKFRELFARVKLSLDLLFNKKPKFLGDKILIPE; this is translated from the coding sequence ATGCGAAAATTGTTAAAATTGGGATTGAAAATTGGATTGCTATTATTAGCAGTAATTTTTATTTCAAATATATATGTGGAATTAAAAGCAAAAGAAAAAACATATAATAGCGTTACTAAAATTCCTTATAACAAAGTAGGCGTAGTATTGGGAACTTCAAAGTACTATACTAAAGGACAGATAAACCTATTTTATAAATATAGAATAGAAGCAACTATTACATTGTATAAAGCCAATAAAATTAAGTATGTAATTGTAAGTGGAGATCATGGAACAAAGTATTATGATGAACCAACTACTTTTAAAGAAGATTTAATGGCTGGAGGAATTCCAGAAGAGAATATTTTTTTGGATCATGCAGGTTTTCGAACTTTGGACTCAATGGTTCGTAGTAAAGAAGTATTTGGTCAAGAATCAGTAACTGTGATTTCACAGCAATTTCATAATGAGAGAGCCATCACAATTGCAAGTTCCAAAGGAATAAATGCAGTTGGCTTCAATGCTCATAATGTTGGAGGAAAAAGTGGCTTGAAAGTAAAGTTTAGAGAATTGTTTGCTCGAGTAAAATTAAGTTTGGATTTGTTGTTTAATAAAAAGCCAAAGTTTTTAGGTGATAAAATTCTGATTCCTGAGTAG
- a CDS encoding Y-family DNA polymerase → MFALVDCNNFYASCERAFKPQLRNKPIAILSNNDGCVISRSDEAKAIGLPMGAPAFKYKAFFNEHGVSVFSSNYPLYGDMSSRVMSILGQFTPDVEIYSIDEAFLQFKGYENYNMQAYGEEMQKRILKWTGIPTSVGIAPTKALAKVANKIARKFPKETNNVFIISTDEQRIKALKWTKIESVWGIGRQLSKRLKSQRIKTAYDFSKLNDEWVRKNFSITELNLKKDLEGKPTLKLEDTSGAKKSIATTRSFEYTFSYIEDIKERVSTFATSCAEKLRRQKSSCHVIIVILRSDRHKKDTEQYKKSVYVTLPYPTDSTLIISKTAVNAVTSIFKEGIKYKRAGVIITGLVPTNNHQLNLFEHQNPKHSPLMKTIDNLNLKLGDYKIKLANQDLKRTWKMRQEHLSPRYTTHIDELLIVK, encoded by the coding sequence ATGTTTGCACTTGTAGATTGTAATAACTTTTATGCGTCTTGTGAGCGCGCTTTTAAACCGCAATTACGTAATAAACCCATTGCTATTTTATCAAATAATGATGGGTGTGTAATCTCACGTAGTGATGAAGCCAAAGCAATTGGTTTGCCCATGGGAGCACCAGCATTTAAATACAAAGCATTTTTTAATGAACATGGTGTAAGTGTATTTTCTTCCAACTATCCGCTATATGGTGATATGAGCAGTCGAGTCATGTCTATTCTCGGCCAATTTACTCCTGATGTTGAAATATATAGTATTGACGAAGCATTTTTACAATTTAAAGGTTATGAAAACTACAATATGCAAGCGTATGGTGAAGAAATGCAAAAACGTATTTTAAAATGGACTGGAATCCCTACAAGTGTTGGTATTGCTCCAACAAAAGCATTGGCAAAAGTTGCTAATAAAATTGCGCGTAAATTTCCAAAAGAAACAAACAATGTCTTTATCATTTCTACAGATGAGCAACGTATCAAAGCCTTAAAATGGACTAAAATTGAATCTGTTTGGGGAATAGGTCGTCAATTATCTAAAAGATTAAAATCTCAACGAATTAAAACTGCATATGATTTTTCAAAATTGAATGATGAATGGGTTCGTAAAAATTTTTCAATTACCGAATTGAATCTAAAAAAAGACTTAGAAGGGAAACCTACTTTAAAACTCGAAGATACTAGTGGTGCTAAAAAATCAATTGCAACTACTAGGAGTTTTGAGTATACGTTTTCTTATATAGAAGATATTAAAGAGCGTGTTTCTACATTTGCAACAAGTTGTGCAGAAAAATTAAGACGACAAAAATCATCTTGTCATGTTATCATTGTAATATTAAGAAGTGATAGACATAAAAAAGATACTGAGCAATATAAAAAATCGGTCTATGTAACGTTACCATATCCTACAGATTCAACTTTGATTATTTCAAAGACAGCCGTAAATGCAGTAACATCTATCTTTAAAGAAGGGATAAAATATAAACGTGCTGGTGTTATTATTACTGGATTGGTTCCTACAAATAATCATCAATTGAATTTATTTGAACACCAAAATCCAAAACATTCTCCCTTGATGAAAACAATTGATAATTTAAACCTTAAATTAGGGGATTATAAAATCAAATTAGCCAATCAAGATTTGAAACGGACTTGGAAAATGAGGCAAGAGCATTTATCACCAAGATATACGACACATATTGACGAACTATTAATTGTAAAATAA
- a CDS encoding LexA family protein, protein MEKSQTLTFFSPESYENSGAAFVDIGVSAGFPSPADDFIQERISLDKTLIKNQEATFFARVSGQSMIDAGIDDKDLLVIDRSITPENNKIAVCFIDGEFTVKRLRVTNNEIWLKPENPNYPIIKITEENDFMIWGIVTNVIKSV, encoded by the coding sequence ATGGAAAAATCACAAACATTGACTTTTTTTTCTCCTGAATCTTATGAAAATTCTGGTGCTGCATTTGTAGATATAGGAGTTTCTGCAGGTTTCCCTTCTCCAGCAGATGATTTTATTCAAGAACGTATCAGTTTAGACAAAACATTGATTAAAAACCAAGAAGCAACATTTTTCGCACGTGTAAGTGGCCAATCGATGATTGATGCAGGGATTGATGATAAAGATTTATTAGTTATCGATAGGAGTATAACTCCTGAAAATAATAAAATTGCTGTTTGTTTTATTGATGGTGAATTTACAGTAAAACGTTTAAGAGTAACTAATAATGAAATTTGGTTAAAACCAGAAAACCCAAACTATCCTATCATTAAAATCACTGAAGAAAATGATTTTATGATTTGGGGAATTGTGACTAATGTAATTAAAAGTGTATAA
- a CDS encoding F0F1 ATP synthase subunit epsilon, which yields MKLEIVTPEATLLNSEVVSVSVPGINGEFQMLDNHAPIVSLLVNGTVKFKGGAIKIEESFQDKFTKVDGEYQLSINSGTIEMKENKVIILAD from the coding sequence ATGAAATTAGAAATCGTAACACCAGAAGCAACATTATTAAATTCAGAAGTAGTTTCTGTATCAGTTCCAGGAATCAATGGAGAATTTCAAATGTTGGATAATCACGCACCAATAGTATCATTATTGGTTAATGGAACCGTTAAGTTTAAAGGTGGTGCTATTAAAATAGAAGAATCTTTTCAAGATAAATTCACTAAAGTTGATGGAGAGTATCAATTATCTATTAATAGTGGAACAATTGAAATGAAAGAAAATAAAGTAATTATTTTAGCAGACTAA
- the atpD gene encoding F0F1 ATP synthase subunit beta: protein MTKITGKVAQIIGPVIDVEFASGTDLPKIYDSLEITKKDGSILVLEIQSHIGENTVRTISMDSTDGLSRGVEAVATGSPIQMPIGEDIYGRLFNVIGDAIDGLGNLPKAGKDGLPIHRQAPKFEDLTTSTEVLYTGIKVIDLIEPYAKGGKIGLFGGAGVGKTVLIQELINNIAKGHGGLSVFAGVGERTREGNDLLREMLESGIIKYGDDFMHSMEDGGWDLSKVDKKGMRDSKATFVFGQMNEPPGARARVALSGLSIAEYFRDGAGDGQGKDVLFFVDNIFRFTQAGSEVSALLGRMPSAVGYQPTLATEMGAMQERITSTKNGSITSVQAVYVPADDLTDPAPATTFAHLDATTVLSRKIAELGIYPAVDPLDSTSRILTAEILGDEHYDCAQRVKELLQRYKELQDIIAILGMEELSEEDKLYVHRARRVQRFLSQPFHVAEQFTGIPGVLVDIKDTIKGFNMIMDGELDKYPEAAFNLRGSIQDAIDAGEKMLAEA from the coding sequence ATGACTAAGATTACAGGTAAAGTAGCACAAATTATAGGTCCAGTTATTGATGTTGAATTTGCATCTGGAACTGATCTTCCAAAAATTTATGATTCATTAGAAATCACTAAAAAAGATGGTTCAATTCTAGTATTGGAAATACAGTCTCACATTGGAGAAAATACTGTACGTACAATTTCAATGGATTCAACAGATGGTTTGAGTAGAGGAGTTGAAGCAGTAGCAACTGGTTCACCTATTCAAATGCCAATTGGTGAAGATATCTACGGAAGATTATTTAATGTAATTGGTGATGCTATTGATGGATTAGGAAACTTGCCTAAAGCAGGTAAAGACGGACTTCCAATTCACCGTCAAGCACCTAAATTTGAAGACTTAACTACTTCAACTGAAGTTTTATATACAGGAATTAAAGTAATTGATTTAATTGAACCTTATGCAAAAGGAGGTAAAATTGGATTGTTTGGTGGAGCAGGAGTAGGTAAAACAGTATTGATTCAAGAGTTGATTAATAACATTGCAAAAGGACACGGAGGATTATCTGTATTCGCAGGAGTTGGTGAAAGAACTCGTGAAGGAAATGACCTTTTAAGAGAGATGTTAGAATCAGGAATTATCAAATACGGTGATGATTTCATGCATTCTATGGAAGATGGAGGATGGGATTTATCTAAAGTTGATAAAAAAGGAATGAGAGACTCTAAAGCAACATTTGTTTTCGGACAAATGAATGAGCCTCCTGGAGCACGTGCACGTGTTGCATTATCAGGTTTATCAATTGCAGAGTATTTCCGTGATGGAGCAGGTGACGGACAAGGAAAAGATGTACTTTTCTTCGTAGATAATATTTTCCGTTTTACACAAGCAGGTTCTGAGGTGTCGGCACTTTTAGGTCGTATGCCATCTGCAGTAGGTTATCAACCAACATTGGCAACTGAAATGGGAGCAATGCAAGAGCGTATTACTTCAACTAAAAATGGTTCTATTACATCTGTACAAGCGGTTTACGTACCTGCGGATGATTTAACAGATCCAGCACCAGCAACAACATTTGCGCATTTAGATGCAACAACAGTATTATCTCGTAAAATTGCAGAGTTAGGTATTTACCCAGCGGTAGATCCATTAGATTCTACTTCAAGAATTTTAACTGCCGAAATTTTAGGTGATGAGCACTATGATTGTGCACAAAGAGTAAAAGAATTATTACAACGTTATAAAGAATTACAAGATATTATTGCAATTCTTGGTATGGAAGAATTATCTGAAGAAGATAAATTGTACGTTCACCGTGCAAGACGTGTACAACGTTTCTTATCACAACCTTTCCACGTTGCTGAGCAATTTACAGGTATACCAGGAGTATTAGTTGATATTAAAGACACTATCAAAGGATTTAATATGATTATGGATGGTGAATTAGATAAATATCCTGAAGCGGCATTTAACTTAAGGGGGTCAATTCAAGATGCAATTGATGCTGGAGAGAAAATGTTAGCAGAAGCATAA